In one window of Burkholderia cenocepacia DNA:
- a CDS encoding SDR family oxidoreductase, giving the protein MRLSGKTAIVTGGGSGFGEGIAKTYAREGANVVVNDLNGAAAERVASEIALAGGKAIAVAGDVSKEDDWRALLQAALDDFHAVQIVVNNAGTTHRNKPVLDVTEAEFDRVYAVNMKSLFWCVQTFVPYFRAQGGGVFVNVASTAGVRPRPGLVWYNSTKGAMITASKSLAAELGADRIRVNCINPVLGETALMTEFMGCEDTPDNRRRFLATIPLGRFSTPQDIANAALYLASDEAEFITGVCLEVDGGRCI; this is encoded by the coding sequence ATGCGGTTGAGCGGCAAGACGGCCATCGTCACGGGCGGCGGCTCGGGGTTCGGCGAAGGCATCGCGAAGACCTATGCGCGCGAAGGCGCGAACGTCGTCGTCAACGACCTGAACGGCGCGGCGGCCGAGCGCGTCGCGAGCGAGATCGCGCTCGCGGGCGGCAAGGCGATCGCGGTGGCCGGCGACGTGTCGAAAGAGGACGACTGGCGCGCGCTGCTGCAGGCCGCGCTCGACGATTTCCATGCGGTGCAGATCGTCGTGAACAACGCGGGCACCACGCACCGCAACAAGCCCGTGCTCGACGTGACGGAAGCCGAATTCGACCGCGTGTACGCGGTCAACATGAAGAGCCTGTTCTGGTGCGTGCAGACTTTCGTGCCGTACTTCCGCGCACAGGGCGGCGGCGTGTTCGTGAACGTCGCGTCGACGGCCGGCGTGCGGCCGCGCCCGGGCCTCGTCTGGTACAACAGCACGAAGGGCGCGATGATCACCGCCAGCAAGTCGCTCGCGGCCGAACTCGGTGCCGACCGCATCCGCGTGAACTGCATCAACCCGGTGCTCGGCGAAACCGCGCTGATGACCGAGTTCATGGGCTGCGAGGACACCCCGGACAATCGCCGCCGTTTCCTCGCGACGATCCCGCTCGGCCGCTTCTCGACGCCGCAGGACATCGCGAACGCCGCGCTTTATCTTGCATCCGACGAAGCCGAATTCATCACCGGCGTCTGCCTCGAAGTCGACGGCGGGCGCTGCATCTAG
- a CDS encoding NAD+ synthase encodes MKTRLALAQINVTVGDFAGNVARIVAAARAAHNDGAQLMVAPELALSGYPPEDLLLRPAFYAAAAAALDALADALKAFDGLAVLVGHPLRGPGSGPGSGAGDDARASAVDGNANRPIERGVPPTDTFNAVSLIVGGEIVGTYRKQDLPNAEVFDEKRYFATDTEPLVFELNGVKYGVIICEDAWHASAAQIAKAAGAQVLLIPNGSPYHLNKEAVRIDILRARIRETGLPMVYVNLVGGQDELVFDGGSFVLDGDGALVAKMPQFDEGHAIVEFDGARPLPGAIAPELSTDAQVYRALVTGVRDYIGKNGFPGVLIGLSGGVDSALVLAVACDALGPERVRAVMMPSRFTADISTTDAAEMARRVGVRYDEIAIAPMFDAFRAALAGEFAGRAEDATEENIQARIRGTLLMALSNKFGSIVLTTGNKSEMAVGYCTLYGDMAGGFAVIKDIAKTLVYRLCRYRNATTDYALRDVIPERILTRAPSAELRENQTDQDSLPPYDVLDAIMRMYMEEDRPLAEIVAAGYAQADVERVTRLIKINEYKRRQAPIGIRVTHRAFGRDWRYPITSRFTERLD; translated from the coding sequence ATGAAGACCCGACTCGCTCTCGCCCAGATCAACGTCACCGTCGGCGATTTCGCCGGCAACGTCGCGCGGATCGTCGCGGCCGCACGCGCCGCGCACAACGATGGTGCGCAACTGATGGTCGCACCCGAACTCGCGCTGTCCGGCTATCCACCCGAAGACCTGCTGCTGCGGCCCGCGTTCTACGCGGCGGCGGCGGCCGCGCTCGATGCGCTCGCCGACGCGCTGAAGGCGTTCGACGGGCTCGCGGTGCTGGTCGGCCATCCGTTGCGTGGTCCGGGCAGCGGTCCGGGCAGCGGGGCGGGCGACGATGCGCGCGCGTCAGCCGTCGATGGTAATGCAAACCGCCCGATCGAGCGCGGCGTGCCGCCTACCGACACCTTCAACGCGGTATCGCTGATCGTCGGCGGCGAGATCGTCGGCACCTACCGCAAGCAGGACCTGCCGAACGCCGAGGTGTTCGACGAGAAACGCTATTTCGCGACCGACACCGAGCCGCTCGTGTTCGAGCTGAACGGCGTGAAATACGGCGTGATCATCTGCGAGGACGCGTGGCATGCGTCGGCCGCGCAGATCGCGAAGGCGGCCGGCGCGCAGGTGCTGCTGATCCCGAACGGCTCGCCGTATCACCTGAACAAGGAAGCGGTGCGCATCGACATCCTGCGCGCGCGGATTCGCGAGACCGGCTTGCCGATGGTGTACGTGAACCTCGTCGGTGGCCAGGACGAACTCGTGTTCGACGGCGGGTCGTTCGTGCTCGACGGCGACGGCGCGCTCGTCGCGAAGATGCCGCAGTTCGACGAAGGGCACGCGATCGTCGAATTCGACGGCGCGCGGCCGCTGCCCGGCGCGATCGCGCCCGAACTGTCGACCGACGCGCAGGTGTACCGCGCGCTCGTGACCGGCGTGCGCGACTACATCGGCAAGAACGGTTTTCCCGGCGTGCTGATCGGGCTGTCGGGCGGCGTCGATTCGGCGCTGGTACTGGCCGTCGCATGCGACGCGCTCGGGCCCGAGCGCGTGCGCGCGGTGATGATGCCGTCGCGCTTCACGGCCGACATCTCGACCACCGACGCGGCGGAGATGGCGCGGCGCGTCGGCGTGCGCTACGACGAGATCGCGATCGCGCCGATGTTCGATGCGTTCCGCGCCGCGCTCGCGGGCGAATTCGCGGGCCGCGCGGAAGACGCGACGGAGGAGAACATCCAGGCGCGTATCCGCGGCACGCTGCTGATGGCGCTGTCGAACAAGTTCGGCTCGATCGTGCTGACGACCGGCAACAAGAGCGAGATGGCGGTTGGCTATTGCACGTTGTACGGCGACATGGCCGGCGGTTTCGCGGTGATCAAGGACATCGCGAAGACGCTCGTGTACCGGCTGTGCCGCTATCGCAACGCAACGACCGACTACGCGCTGCGCGACGTGATTCCCGAGCGAATCCTGACGCGCGCGCCGTCGGCCGAGCTGCGCGAGAACCAGACCGACCAGGACAGCCTGCCGCCATACGACGTGCTCGACGCGATCATGCGGATGTACATGGAAGAAGACCGGCCGCTCGCCGAGATCGTCGCGGCCGGCTATGCGCAGGCCGACGTCGAGCGCGTGACGCGGCTCATCAAGATCAACGAATACAAGCGCCGCCAGGCGCCGATCGGCATCCGCGTCACGCATCGCGCATTCGGGCGCGACTGGCGCTACCCGATCACGTCACGCTTCACCGAACGGCTCGATTGA
- a CDS encoding glycoside hydrolase family 3 C-terminal domain-containing protein: protein MKTSLFRCSTIASACALTVLLASCGGDDIHAPTAPADPDAAADQRAAALVAQLTTDEKLQLVHGTGMPALSLGGPFPADALNGASYIPGVPRLGIPAVSSADSAGGVNVKNARVTALPAPVALAATWDPALAGTYGTRIALELRALGFAEGLGGGVNLAREPRNGRTFEYMGEDPVLAGTLSAARTQATQARQVIATIKHFAFNDQETNRMTVDSVVDERTMREAELLAFEIGVKDGQPGNVMCAYNKLNGVYACENPYLLTTVLKNEWGFKGVVQSDWGATHSTVAAVQAGLDEEQPGAADDGNAPLGSYFNSKLRAALQAGSVSAARLNDMVQRKLRTLIRIGVMDAPPKPGGAIDEAAGNADALAIARQAAVLLKNAAAPGDTQPVLPLAAGTLKSVVVIGGHADVGVLSGGGSGAVPAIDGNAVTSCQQPADMLFGGCATWYKSAPLAAIRAKAPNASVSYLDGTDANAAATAAAQADVAIVFATQWQTEGLDLASLSLPDAKADPYNQQYDQNALIAAVAAKARRVIVVLENGSPVLMPWLANVHGVLDVWYPGAQGGQAIADLLFGDANPSGRLPLTFPKQEADLPQPTIDPSNLRNVYAEGLAYGYRWFDAKAIEPLFPFGYGLSYTTYALSAMSAQADAAGNVTVGVTVTNTGSRAGTHTVQIYAALPASLGEPPKRLVGWTKVALQPGEARTVSIAVPAQRFAVWDASAHAWRIGAGSYGLSAAASSRDPQALSQAVTLAAH, encoded by the coding sequence ATGAAAACTTCGCTGTTCCGGTGTTCGACGATTGCGTCCGCGTGCGCGCTCACAGTGCTGCTCGCATCGTGCGGCGGCGACGACATCCATGCCCCGACCGCGCCGGCCGACCCCGACGCGGCAGCCGACCAGCGCGCGGCCGCGCTCGTCGCGCAACTGACGACCGACGAGAAGCTGCAGCTCGTGCATGGCACCGGCATGCCGGCGCTCAGCCTGGGCGGCCCGTTCCCGGCCGATGCGCTGAACGGCGCGAGCTACATCCCGGGCGTGCCGCGGCTCGGTATTCCGGCCGTCAGCAGCGCCGATTCGGCGGGCGGCGTGAACGTGAAGAACGCGCGCGTGACCGCGCTGCCCGCGCCGGTCGCGCTCGCGGCGACGTGGGACCCGGCGCTCGCGGGCACCTACGGCACGCGCATCGCGCTCGAACTGCGCGCGCTCGGCTTCGCGGAAGGGCTCGGCGGCGGCGTGAACCTCGCGCGCGAGCCGCGCAACGGCCGCACCTTCGAATACATGGGCGAGGACCCGGTGCTCGCGGGCACGCTGAGCGCCGCGCGCACGCAGGCCACGCAGGCGCGGCAGGTGATCGCGACGATCAAGCATTTCGCGTTCAACGACCAGGAAACCAACCGGATGACGGTCGATTCGGTCGTCGACGAGCGGACCATGCGCGAGGCCGAGCTGCTCGCATTCGAGATCGGCGTGAAGGACGGCCAGCCGGGCAACGTGATGTGCGCGTACAACAAGCTGAACGGCGTGTATGCGTGCGAGAACCCGTATCTGCTGACGACGGTGCTGAAGAACGAGTGGGGCTTCAAGGGCGTCGTGCAGTCGGACTGGGGCGCGACGCATTCGACGGTTGCCGCCGTGCAGGCCGGGCTCGACGAGGAACAGCCGGGCGCGGCCGACGACGGCAACGCGCCGCTCGGCTCGTACTTCAATTCGAAGCTGCGCGCGGCGCTGCAGGCCGGCAGCGTGTCGGCCGCGCGGCTGAACGACATGGTGCAGCGCAAGCTGCGCACGCTGATCCGCATCGGCGTGATGGACGCGCCGCCGAAGCCGGGCGGCGCGATCGACGAAGCCGCCGGCAATGCCGATGCGCTCGCGATCGCACGGCAAGCGGCGGTGCTGCTGAAGAACGCGGCCGCGCCCGGCGACACGCAGCCGGTGCTGCCGCTGGCCGCCGGCACGCTCAAGTCGGTCGTCGTGATCGGCGGCCATGCGGACGTGGGCGTGCTGTCGGGCGGCGGCTCGGGGGCGGTGCCGGCGATCGACGGCAACGCGGTGACGTCCTGCCAGCAGCCGGCCGACATGCTGTTCGGCGGATGCGCGACCTGGTACAAGTCCGCGCCGCTCGCGGCGATCCGCGCGAAGGCGCCGAATGCGTCGGTCAGCTATCTCGACGGGACCGACGCGAACGCCGCGGCCACCGCGGCCGCGCAGGCCGATGTCGCGATCGTGTTCGCCACGCAGTGGCAGACGGAAGGGCTCGACCTCGCGAGCCTGTCGCTGCCCGATGCGAAGGCGGACCCGTACAACCAGCAATACGACCAGAACGCGCTGATCGCCGCGGTCGCCGCGAAGGCCAGGCGCGTGATCGTCGTGCTCGAGAACGGCAGCCCGGTGCTGATGCCGTGGCTCGCGAACGTGCATGGCGTGCTGGACGTGTGGTATCCGGGTGCACAGGGTGGCCAGGCGATCGCCGACCTGCTATTCGGCGACGCGAACCCGTCGGGCCGGCTGCCGCTGACGTTCCCGAAGCAGGAGGCCGACCTGCCGCAGCCGACGATCGATCCGTCGAACCTGCGGAACGTCTATGCGGAAGGGCTCGCGTACGGCTATCGCTGGTTCGACGCGAAGGCGATCGAGCCGCTGTTCCCGTTCGGCTACGGGCTGTCGTACACGACGTATGCGTTGTCGGCGATGTCCGCGCAGGCCGACGCAGCGGGTAACGTGACGGTCGGCGTGACGGTGACGAATACGGGCTCGCGCGCCGGTACGCACACGGTGCAGATCTACGCCGCGCTGCCCGCGTCGCTCGGCGAGCCGCCGAAGCGGCTCGTCGGCTGGACCAAGGTCGCGCTCCAGCCGGGCGAGGCGCGCACGGTCAGCATCGCGGTGCCGGCGCAGCGCTTCGCGGTGTGGGATGCGAGCGCGCACGCATGGCGGATCGGCGCGGGCAGCTACGGGCTGTCGGCGGCCGCGTCGTCGCGCGACCCGCAGGCGCTGTCGCAGGCGGTGACGCTCGCCGCGCACTGA
- a CDS encoding GIY-YIG nuclease family protein, translating to MSWFLYLIECADDSVYTGITTDVAARFDEHASGKGARYTRSRKPRAVLASFALPDRSSASRAEYWVKRLTPAKKRELAAGLRTLESVLPVVVALDEAGDTAGTKATARGRKKEKAEIVDDAVTAAATEQVAGKKVKAGKVAGSATAAKTAQPAKGTPASKSKSKSKSTKSNQAAPDAKRAKADGNAAAKKTSSRGAPVKKTGSPSSASSKRKAPATAGKPGASVREAAASAPARHRPAAKKAAAAIAPSVAPPGTKRAKKAPAVPPAPVSPAARPKTARAKQNRAAS from the coding sequence ATGTCCTGGTTTCTGTATCTGATCGAATGCGCCGACGACAGCGTCTACACGGGCATCACGACCGATGTCGCCGCGCGCTTCGACGAACACGCGTCCGGCAAGGGCGCGCGCTACACGCGTTCGCGCAAGCCGCGCGCGGTGCTCGCGTCGTTTGCGCTGCCCGACCGGTCGAGCGCGTCGCGCGCCGAATACTGGGTGAAGCGGCTCACGCCCGCGAAAAAGCGCGAGCTGGCGGCTGGGTTGCGCACGCTGGAATCGGTGTTGCCGGTGGTGGTCGCGCTCGACGAGGCCGGCGACACGGCCGGGACGAAGGCCACGGCGCGCGGGCGGAAGAAGGAGAAGGCGGAAATCGTCGACGATGCGGTGACGGCGGCTGCAACGGAACAGGTTGCCGGGAAAAAGGTGAAGGCCGGGAAAGTTGCCGGGTCCGCAACGGCCGCGAAGACGGCGCAGCCCGCAAAGGGCACCCCAGCGTCGAAGTCGAAGTCGAAGTCGAAGTCGACGAAATCAAATCAAGCCGCGCCGGACGCGAAACGCGCAAAAGCCGACGGCAATGCTGCCGCAAAAAAGACCTCGTCGCGTGGCGCACCGGTAAAGAAAACCGGCTCGCCCTCTTCCGCGTCGTCAAAAAGGAAGGCGCCGGCCACTGCCGGCAAACCCGGCGCGAGCGTACGCGAAGCGGCCGCTTCCGCACCGGCCCGGCACCGTCCAGCGGCCAAGAAAGCCGCCGCCGCGATCGCTCCGTCCGTTGCCCCGCCCGGAACGAAACGCGCGAAGAAAGCGCCGGCTGTCCCGCCCGCGCCCGTCTCCCCGGCTGCCCGCCCGAAAACCGCACGCGCAAAACAAAACCGCGCGGCCTCCTGA
- a CDS encoding P-II family nitrogen regulator: MKRITAIIKPFKLDEVREALAEVGLTGLTVTEVKGFGRQKGHTELYRGAEYVVDFLPKMKIEVVVAEAQVDQVIDAVIGAARTGKIGDGKIFVSDVERVIRIRTGEENEAAV, from the coding sequence ATGAAACGCATCACCGCCATCATCAAGCCGTTCAAGCTGGACGAAGTCCGCGAAGCGCTCGCCGAAGTGGGGCTCACGGGCCTGACCGTGACGGAAGTGAAGGGCTTCGGCCGCCAGAAGGGTCATACCGAGCTGTATCGCGGCGCGGAATACGTCGTCGATTTCCTGCCGAAGATGAAGATCGAGGTGGTCGTCGCGGAAGCGCAGGTCGATCAGGTGATCGACGCGGTGATCGGTGCGGCGCGCACCGGCAAGATCGGCGACGGCAAGATCTTCGTGTCGGACGTCGAGCGCGTGATCCGCATCCGTACCGGCGAAGAGAACGAAGCGGCCGTCTGA
- a CDS encoding AraC family transcriptional regulator, whose translation MELQQKSVSVRIYRWLCEDARANGIDPAPLYETLGIGPAELADDTRRIAGDRHVAAMQLTSGWALSWHRPPPEVVPWLVPFPELAGITCNAATLRDALHGYLRYRELIGNVDWVFAHENDDAIALEYVNEGDGRHAGSAFANLAILAALARLYDPHVRIHDAEFAGRAFAPVATLRDMLGAPVSFDAAHNRIVLRSAHVDTPFERYNAPLAGIQRHAADAARERVRARSTFGSSVEQCVRDWLRTADDVDVPTDTLMQHVCTRFAMSRWTLRRRLHREAVGFHALVAQARLGEARDLLLNTQLPIGEIGVRVGFRSTSAFTRFFTRELGAAPSRFRDGRGARWR comes from the coding sequence ATGGAGTTGCAACAGAAATCGGTATCCGTCCGGATCTACCGCTGGCTGTGCGAAGACGCGCGTGCGAACGGCATCGATCCCGCACCGCTTTACGAGACACTCGGCATCGGGCCGGCCGAGCTCGCCGACGACACGCGCCGCATCGCGGGCGACCGGCATGTGGCCGCCATGCAGCTGACGAGCGGCTGGGCGCTGTCGTGGCATCGCCCGCCGCCGGAGGTCGTACCGTGGCTCGTGCCGTTTCCCGAGCTCGCCGGCATCACCTGCAACGCGGCGACACTGCGCGACGCGCTGCACGGCTACCTGCGCTATCGAGAGCTGATCGGCAACGTCGACTGGGTCTTCGCGCACGAGAACGACGACGCGATCGCGCTCGAGTATGTGAACGAAGGAGACGGCCGGCATGCGGGCAGCGCGTTCGCGAACCTCGCGATTCTCGCGGCGCTGGCGCGTCTGTACGACCCGCACGTGCGCATCCACGATGCCGAATTCGCCGGTCGCGCGTTCGCGCCCGTTGCCACGCTGCGCGACATGCTCGGGGCGCCGGTATCGTTCGATGCCGCGCACAACCGCATCGTGCTGCGCTCCGCGCACGTCGACACGCCGTTCGAACGCTACAACGCCCCGCTCGCCGGCATCCAGCGTCATGCGGCCGACGCCGCGCGCGAGCGCGTGCGCGCCCGCTCGACGTTCGGCTCGTCGGTCGAGCAATGCGTGCGCGACTGGTTGCGCACGGCCGACGACGTCGACGTGCCGACCGATACGCTGATGCAGCACGTGTGCACGCGCTTCGCGATGTCGCGCTGGACGCTGCGCCGGCGGCTGCATCGCGAAGCGGTCGGGTTCCATGCGCTCGTCGCGCAGGCACGGCTCGGCGAGGCGCGCGACCTGCTGCTCAACACGCAGTTGCCGATCGGCGAGATCGGTGTGCGCGTCGGCTTCCGTTCGACGAGCGCGTTCACGCGCTTCTTCACGCGCGAACTCGGCGCGGCGCCGAGCCGCTTTCGCGACGGGCGCGGCGCCCGGTGGCGTTGA
- the ppa gene encoding inorganic diphosphatase, giving the protein MSFNHVPAGKDLPQDFNVIIEIPAQSDPVKYEADKELGLLVVDRFIGTGMRYPVNYGYIPQTLSGDGDPVDVLVITPFPLLAGSIVRSRVLGMLQMTDESGVDAKLVAVPHDKICPMTANLKTIDDVPEYLKDQIKHFFEQYKALEKGKWVKVEGWAGIEAAHKEITDGAANYKK; this is encoded by the coding sequence ATGAGCTTCAATCATGTTCCGGCCGGCAAGGACCTGCCGCAAGATTTCAACGTGATCATCGAGATTCCCGCGCAAAGCGATCCGGTGAAGTACGAGGCGGACAAGGAACTGGGCCTTCTCGTCGTCGACCGCTTCATCGGCACGGGCATGCGCTACCCGGTGAACTACGGCTACATCCCGCAGACGCTGTCGGGCGACGGCGATCCGGTCGACGTGCTGGTGATCACGCCGTTCCCGCTGCTGGCCGGCTCGATCGTGCGTTCGCGCGTGCTCGGCATGCTGCAGATGACCGACGAGTCGGGCGTCGACGCGAAGCTGGTCGCGGTGCCGCACGACAAGATCTGCCCGATGACGGCCAACCTGAAGACGATCGACGACGTGCCCGAGTACCTGAAGGATCAGATCAAGCACTTCTTCGAGCAATACAAGGCGCTCGAGAAGGGCAAGTGGGTGAAGGTCGAAGGCTGGGCCGGCATCGAAGCCGCGCACAAGGAAATCACCGACGGCGCCGCGAACTACAAGAAGTAA
- a CDS encoding aldehyde dehydrogenase family protein → MEEAKHFIAGEWTLPAQLETIAVVDPSDGQPFATIARGTAPDIERAVAAARDAFAGPWGAASAAERGRVLMRLSARVADSIEELAAIEARDTGKPLKQARADAAALARYFEFYAGAADKLHGETLPYQAGYTVLTVREPHGVTGHIVPWNYPMQIFGRSVGAALAAGNACVVKPAEDACLSVLRVAELAAEAGLPAGALNVVTGYGHEAGAALARHPGIDHISFTGSPATGKLVTQMAAENHVPVTLELGGKSPQIVFADADLDAALPVLVAAVVQNGGQTCSAGSRVLIERAVYEPLVERLATAFNGLRVGPSRADLDCGPLINAKQQQRVWDFLSDAQHDGIPMAAHGQVVADAPESGFYQAPALLRDVPPSHRLAQEEVFGPVLAAMRFVDEDEAVALANGTPYGLVAGIWTRDGARQMRLARRLRAGQVFINNYGAGGGVELPFGGVGHSGHGREKGFEALYGFTALKTIAIRHG, encoded by the coding sequence ATGGAAGAGGCGAAGCATTTCATCGCGGGCGAATGGACGTTGCCCGCGCAACTGGAAACCATCGCGGTCGTCGATCCGTCCGACGGCCAGCCGTTCGCGACGATCGCGCGCGGCACCGCGCCCGACATCGAACGCGCGGTCGCCGCGGCCCGCGACGCGTTCGCGGGCCCGTGGGGCGCCGCCAGCGCTGCCGAACGCGGCCGCGTGCTGATGCGGCTGTCGGCGCGCGTGGCGGATTCGATCGAGGAGCTCGCCGCGATCGAGGCGCGCGACACCGGCAAGCCGCTGAAGCAGGCGCGCGCCGATGCCGCCGCGCTCGCGCGCTACTTCGAGTTCTACGCAGGCGCCGCCGACAAGCTGCACGGCGAAACCCTCCCCTACCAGGCCGGCTACACGGTGCTGACGGTACGCGAGCCGCACGGCGTCACCGGCCATATCGTGCCGTGGAACTACCCGATGCAGATCTTCGGGCGCAGCGTCGGCGCGGCGCTCGCGGCCGGCAACGCGTGCGTGGTCAAGCCGGCCGAGGATGCCTGCCTGTCCGTGCTGCGCGTCGCCGAGCTGGCCGCCGAGGCCGGGCTGCCGGCCGGCGCGCTCAACGTCGTCACCGGCTACGGCCACGAAGCGGGCGCCGCGCTCGCGCGCCATCCGGGCATCGACCACATCTCGTTTACGGGTTCGCCGGCCACCGGCAAGCTGGTCACGCAGATGGCGGCCGAGAACCACGTGCCCGTCACGCTCGAACTCGGCGGCAAGTCGCCGCAAATCGTGTTCGCCGATGCCGATCTCGACGCGGCGCTGCCCGTGCTCGTAGCCGCCGTCGTGCAGAACGGCGGGCAGACCTGCTCGGCCGGCAGCCGCGTGCTGATCGAGCGCGCGGTGTACGAGCCGCTCGTCGAGCGCCTCGCCACCGCGTTCAACGGGCTGCGCGTCGGCCCGAGCCGCGCCGATCTCGACTGCGGCCCGCTGATCAACGCGAAGCAGCAGCAACGCGTGTGGGATTTCCTGTCCGATGCGCAGCACGACGGCATTCCGATGGCCGCGCACGGGCAGGTCGTCGCCGACGCGCCCGAAAGCGGCTTCTACCAGGCGCCCGCGCTGTTGCGCGACGTGCCGCCGTCGCATCGGCTCGCGCAGGAGGAAGTATTCGGCCCCGTGCTCGCGGCCATGCGTTTCGTCGACGAGGACGAAGCCGTCGCACTCGCGAACGGCACGCCGTACGGCCTCGTCGCAGGCATCTGGACCCGCGACGGTGCGCGCCAGATGCGGCTCGCGCGACGTTTGCGCGCGGGCCAGGTGTTCATCAACAACTATGGCGCGGGCGGCGGCGTCGAACTGCCGTTCGGCGGCGTCGGCCATTCGGGCCACGGCCGCGAGAAAGGCTTCGAGGCCCTGTACGGTTTCACCGCGCTGAAGACGATCGCGATCCGGCACGGCTGA
- a CDS encoding GNAT family N-acetyltransferase: MKHERIDYRTGILSSPAEVPADEWNALLARDAQPTPFLRHEFLDALHVARCAVDDTGWSPHFVTLTDERTGRLAAAAPVYAKQHSYGEYVFDWAWADAYQRNNLPYYPKLLCAVPFTPVQGTRLLAADDDARRHLAATLLAFAEQSDVSSLHVLFPTGDEARLLESMGMMLREGVQFHWLNDGYRHFDDFLGTLEQKKRKNIRAERRKVHDAGVTFRRLTGDQITDADWRFFSRCYRQTYREHYSSPYLNLDFFRTIGATMPENLLLVIAEADGQPIASALAVYRRGEHGGGTLYGRYWGAIEHVPCLHFETAYYQLLEFCIEAGLDTFEGGAQGEHKLARGFLPTVTHSAHWLAHPAFSDAVARFLERETEHIHAYVDELREHDPFRRSTG, translated from the coding sequence TTGAAACACGAACGCATCGATTATCGCACGGGCATCCTGTCGTCCCCCGCCGAGGTGCCGGCCGACGAATGGAACGCGCTGCTCGCGCGCGACGCGCAGCCCACGCCGTTCCTGCGCCACGAATTTCTCGACGCGCTGCACGTCGCGCGTTGCGCGGTGGACGACACCGGCTGGTCGCCGCACTTCGTCACGCTGACCGATGAGCGCACCGGCCGCCTCGCGGCTGCCGCGCCCGTCTATGCGAAACAGCATTCGTACGGCGAATACGTGTTCGACTGGGCGTGGGCCGACGCATACCAGCGCAATAACCTGCCCTATTACCCGAAGCTGCTGTGCGCGGTGCCGTTCACGCCGGTGCAGGGCACGCGCCTGCTCGCGGCCGACGACGACGCGCGCCGCCATCTCGCGGCCACGCTGCTCGCGTTCGCCGAGCAGAGCGACGTGTCGTCGCTGCACGTGCTGTTCCCGACCGGCGACGAAGCGCGGCTGCTCGAATCGATGGGGATGATGCTGCGCGAAGGCGTGCAGTTTCACTGGCTCAACGACGGCTACCGCCACTTCGACGATTTCCTCGGCACGCTCGAGCAGAAGAAGCGCAAGAACATCCGCGCGGAGCGGCGCAAGGTGCACGACGCGGGCGTGACGTTCCGGCGGCTCACCGGCGACCAGATCACCGACGCCGACTGGCGCTTCTTCTCGCGCTGCTATCGGCAAACGTACCGCGAGCATTATTCGAGCCCGTACCTGAACCTCGACTTCTTCCGCACGATCGGCGCGACGATGCCCGAGAACCTGCTGCTCGTGATCGCGGAAGCCGACGGCCAGCCGATCGCGAGCGCGCTCGCCGTGTACCGGCGCGGCGAGCACGGCGGCGGCACGCTGTACGGCCGCTACTGGGGCGCGATCGAGCACGTGCCCTGCCTGCATTTCGAAACGGCCTACTACCAGTTGCTCGAATTCTGCATCGAGGCCGGGCTCGACACGTTCGAGGGCGGCGCGCAGGGCGAGCACAAGCTCGCGCGCGGTTTCCTGCCGACCGTCACGCACTCCGCGCACTGGCTCGCTCATCCGGCGTTTTCCGATGCGGTCGCGCGCTTTCTCGAACGCGAGACCGAGCATATCCACGCATACGTCGACGAACTGCGCGAACACGATCCGTTCCGGCGCAGCACCGGCTAG